In one Aeromicrobium wangtongii genomic region, the following are encoded:
- a CDS encoding TetR/AcrR family transcriptional regulator gives MITEECVDAERPLRRDAARNRELILRTAAEVFAEHGLDAGYDEIARRAGVGVGTVYRRFPERAELIEALFESRVDEIVAIAEEAISRPDSFEGIGWFLEQALERQVADRGLTEALAQLPKADLCAVGVERLRAAIETMIERAQADGTLRPDIAAGDVGLQLFVLSSMTTTDQPDLWRRYLALLIEGLRAREGQPRLPLHPPKDDAKHDLLCNIQGR, from the coding sequence ATGATCACCGAGGAGTGCGTTGACGCGGAGCGGCCGCTGCGCCGCGACGCAGCGCGCAATCGCGAGCTGATCCTGCGGACCGCAGCCGAGGTCTTCGCCGAGCACGGCCTTGACGCGGGATATGACGAGATCGCCCGCCGGGCCGGTGTCGGCGTCGGCACGGTCTACCGCCGGTTTCCGGAGCGTGCCGAGCTGATCGAGGCACTGTTCGAGTCCCGCGTCGACGAGATCGTCGCGATCGCCGAGGAGGCGATCTCTCGTCCCGACTCGTTCGAGGGGATCGGCTGGTTCCTGGAGCAGGCCCTGGAGCGGCAGGTCGCCGATCGTGGGCTCACCGAAGCGTTGGCGCAGCTGCCCAAGGCCGATCTGTGCGCCGTGGGCGTCGAGCGGCTGCGGGCTGCCATCGAGACCATGATCGAGCGTGCCCAGGCCGACGGCACGCTGCGTCCGGACATCGCCGCCGGTGACGTCGGCCTGCAGCTGTTCGTCCTCAGCTCGATGACGACCACCGACCAGCCCGACCTGTGGCGCCGGTACCTGGCGCTGCTGATCGAGGGCCTCCGCGCCCGCGAGGGCCAGCCCCGCCTGCCCCTGCACCCGCCCAAGGACGACGCCAAGCA
- a CDS encoding MFS transporter yields the protein MAEALTADELSPGRAQPAATTDNPHHATRWLILAVIALAQLIVVLDATIVNIALPTAQEALGFSNDSRQWIVTGYALAFGSLLLLGGRLSDLLGRRPMFITGLIGFAAASAVGGAAQNFEVLVGARVAQGVFGAVLAPAALSLLTVTFTDAKERAKAFAIFGAISGGGGAIGLILGGALTEYLSWRWVMYVNVPLAVIAVIGAALLLKKQPRSADAKGIDAPGSLLVIAGLGSFVYGLASAESDGWSSATTLICVIAGLTLLAVFAVVESRVKNPLLPLHIIWDRNRGASFLVVAFVGIGLFAVFLFLTYYVSLTLGYTPLKTGFSFVPMILGIMATATGSAGLVARIGPKIPVFVGMLLAAVGMVLFAQLEVDSTYAAHILPGLVITGLGIGLSMAPAFSAATSGVDAEHAGVASASVNTFNQIGGSIGTAVLSAFAATATTDYLTGKAPSQANQALAAVHGYTTVFWWAAGVFVVGALLCGALFRPGPVAVNPDAPVVGH from the coding sequence ATGGCTGAGGCCTTGACAGCCGACGAGCTGTCACCCGGTCGGGCGCAACCCGCCGCGACGACCGACAACCCCCATCACGCGACCCGCTGGTTGATCCTGGCGGTCATCGCGCTGGCGCAGCTGATCGTCGTCCTGGACGCGACCATCGTGAACATCGCGCTGCCGACCGCCCAGGAGGCGCTCGGGTTCTCCAACGACAGCCGCCAGTGGATCGTGACGGGCTATGCGCTCGCCTTCGGCTCCCTGCTGCTGCTCGGCGGACGCCTGAGCGATCTCCTGGGACGTCGGCCGATGTTCATCACCGGCCTGATCGGCTTCGCCGCCGCGTCGGCCGTCGGCGGCGCCGCGCAGAACTTCGAGGTCCTGGTCGGCGCCCGCGTGGCCCAGGGCGTCTTCGGCGCCGTGCTGGCCCCGGCCGCGCTGTCCCTGCTGACCGTGACGTTCACCGACGCCAAGGAGCGGGCCAAGGCCTTCGCGATCTTCGGCGCGATCTCCGGCGGCGGTGGAGCGATCGGCCTGATCCTCGGCGGCGCGCTCACCGAGTACCTGTCCTGGCGCTGGGTCATGTACGTCAACGTCCCACTGGCGGTCATCGCCGTGATCGGTGCCGCGCTCCTGCTCAAGAAGCAGCCCCGCTCCGCAGACGCCAAGGGCATCGACGCCCCCGGCAGCCTGCTCGTGATCGCCGGCCTCGGCTCGTTCGTCTACGGCCTGGCCAGCGCCGAGTCCGACGGTTGGTCCAGCGCCACGACGCTGATCTGCGTCATCGCCGGCCTGACGCTGCTCGCGGTGTTCGCGGTCGTGGAGTCCCGGGTCAAGAACCCGCTGCTGCCGCTGCACATCATCTGGGACCGCAACCGCGGCGCATCGTTCCTGGTCGTCGCCTTCGTCGGCATCGGCCTGTTCGCCGTGTTCCTGTTCCTGACCTACTACGTCTCGCTGACACTGGGCTACACGCCGCTGAAGACGGGCTTCTCGTTCGTCCCGATGATCCTGGGCATCATGGCCACGGCCACCGGTTCGGCCGGTCTCGTCGCGCGCATCGGCCCGAAGATCCCGGTGTTCGTCGGCATGCTGCTGGCCGCGGTCGGCATGGTCCTGTTCGCCCAGCTCGAGGTCGACAGCACGTACGCCGCGCACATCCTGCCCGGTCTGGTCATCACCGGCCTGGGCATCGGCCTGTCGATGGCACCTGCCTTCAGCGCCGCGACGTCGGGCGTCGACGCCGAGCACGCCGGAGTCGCCTCGGCATCGGTCAACACGTTCAACCAGATCGGCGGGTCGATCGGCACCGCGGTGCTGAGCGCCTTCGCCGCGACCGCCACGACGGACTACCTGACCGGCAAGGCGCCGTCCCAGGCCAACCAGGCGCTCGCCGCCGTCCACGGGTACACCACGGTGTTCTGGTGGGCCGCCGGCGTCTTCGTCGTCGGTGCGCTCCTGTGCGGGGCGCTGTTCCGCCCCGGGCCCGTCGCGGTCAACCCGGACGCCCCCGTCGTCGGCCACTGA
- a CDS encoding phosphatase PAP2 family protein, with the protein MSTLTGDRQSPTRATISSSRGSRTSGGLRRTGAAIARRLLGARGLQEIALLASLWIFYSLSRLVAADDLVAARGRAADVVHIERYVHLDIEAWLNNALTPVTQIAVPMSFWYATLHYVVTPAVLAFIYFRHRSEYTRVRNAIVIGSAIGLACYLAFPTAPPRLMPGTEYLDALAHTASFGWWGGDASAPAGLGHITNELAAMPSLHVGWTVWVAWAVWRHTNRAGKILASLYVAGTTFVVVATGNHWVLDAVAGAAVVVLGIVASGRIAASRRRQSAQTTP; encoded by the coding sequence ATGTCCACGCTGACCGGCGATCGGCAGAGCCCGACCCGCGCGACGATCTCCTCGTCGCGCGGGTCGCGGACGTCCGGGGGCCTGCGACGCACCGGCGCCGCGATCGCGCGCCGGTTGCTGGGGGCGCGTGGGCTGCAGGAGATCGCGCTGCTCGCGAGCCTGTGGATCTTCTACTCGCTGTCCCGGCTGGTGGCCGCCGACGACCTGGTGGCCGCCCGGGGTCGGGCCGCGGACGTCGTGCACATCGAACGGTACGTGCACCTGGACATCGAGGCCTGGCTCAACAACGCCCTGACGCCCGTCACGCAGATCGCCGTGCCGATGTCGTTCTGGTACGCGACGCTGCACTACGTCGTGACGCCGGCCGTCCTGGCGTTCATCTACTTCCGGCACCGCAGCGAGTACACCCGGGTCCGCAACGCCATCGTGATCGGCTCGGCGATCGGCCTGGCCTGCTACCTGGCCTTCCCGACCGCTCCCCCACGGCTCATGCCGGGCACCGAGTACCTCGACGCGCTGGCGCACACCGCGTCATTCGGCTGGTGGGGCGGGGACGCCTCGGCGCCCGCCGGGCTGGGCCACATCACCAACGAGCTCGCGGCGATGCCCTCGCTGCACGTCGGCTGGACGGTCTGGGTGGCCTGGGCGGTGTGGCGGCACACGAACCGGGCCGGCAAGATCCTGGCCAGCCTGTACGTCGCCGGCACGACCTTCGTCGTCGTGGCAACCGGCAACCACTGGGTCCTGGATGCCGTCGCCGGTGCGGCGGTCGTGGTCCTCGGCATCGTCGCGTCGGGCCGCATCGCGGCGTCCCGACGCCGGCAGTCAGCGCAGACCACCCCATGA
- a CDS encoding DedA family protein, translated as MTRVILGFLFALAESGLGLGAVVPGEVAISGLAAGLDSTMALVALGAAVAAGAVAGDHIGLVVGRLGGGRLRESRLIHRLGIDRWDKAAGLMQRHGFWAVLASRLLPVVRTVMPVVAGAAGLRYRLFLLASVIGAAGWSAVWVGAGAGIGASGVLDHPWIIAGLAVVAALVIGVRQVLKRRARRRATDPAVVLTYQDA; from the coding sequence ATGACCCGGGTCATCCTCGGCTTCCTGTTCGCCCTCGCCGAGTCCGGGCTCGGACTGGGAGCCGTGGTGCCCGGCGAGGTGGCCATCTCGGGCCTCGCAGCGGGCCTCGACAGCACGATGGCGCTCGTCGCCCTCGGGGCCGCGGTCGCCGCGGGCGCGGTCGCCGGCGATCACATCGGGCTCGTGGTGGGCCGGCTCGGTGGTGGCCGCCTGCGCGAGTCACGCCTCATCCACCGCCTGGGCATCGACCGCTGGGACAAGGCGGCCGGCCTGATGCAGCGTCACGGCTTCTGGGCCGTCCTGGCCAGCCGGCTGCTGCCGGTGGTCCGCACGGTCATGCCGGTCGTCGCCGGCGCGGCTGGTCTGCGGTACCGGTTGTTCCTGTTGGCGTCGGTGATCGGCGCAGCGGGCTGGTCGGCCGTGTGGGTCGGCGCGGGTGCCGGCATCGGCGCGTCCGGTGTCCTCGATCATCCCTGGATCATCGCCGGCCTCGCGGTGGTCGCGGCGCTGGTCATCGGCGTCCGGCAGGTCCTCAAGCGGCGGGCGCGGCGACGCGCCACCGACCCCGCCGTGGTCCTGACCTATCAGGACGCCTGA
- a CDS encoding 3-hydroxybutyryl-CoA dehydrogenase, translated as MEKVGVIGGGLMGSGITEVAARAGLDVIVIEISDDAAKAAAERVEGSLRKAESRGKIESAEVTAVLERIRFETDLETLADRDLVVEAASEHEETKLELFRNLGRILTKDDAILASNTSSIPIVKLGAVSGRAHHVMGVHFFNPAPVMQLVELIPSLTTSSETLDRMRSWVTTDLGKKPIDATDRAGFVVNSLLVPYLLSAIRMYEAGYASAEDIDRGMVLGCGHPMGPLALSDLIGLDTIKAIGKSMYDEFKEPLYSPPPLLDRMVDAGLLGKKSGQGFYGYEGR; from the coding sequence ATTGAGAAGGTCGGCGTCATCGGCGGCGGGCTGATGGGCTCGGGCATCACGGAGGTCGCGGCCCGGGCGGGCCTGGACGTCATCGTGATCGAGATCAGCGACGACGCGGCGAAGGCTGCGGCCGAGCGGGTCGAGGGATCGCTGCGCAAGGCGGAGTCCCGCGGCAAGATCGAGTCCGCCGAGGTCACCGCCGTCCTGGAGCGCATCCGCTTCGAGACCGACCTGGAGACGCTGGCCGACCGCGATCTCGTGGTCGAGGCCGCCTCCGAGCACGAGGAGACCAAGCTCGAGCTGTTCCGCAACCTGGGTCGCATCCTGACCAAGGACGACGCGATCCTGGCGTCGAACACCTCCAGCATCCCGATCGTGAAGCTCGGTGCCGTCTCGGGCCGCGCCCACCACGTCATGGGCGTCCACTTCTTCAACCCCGCCCCGGTCATGCAGCTGGTCGAGCTCATCCCGTCGCTCACGACGTCGTCCGAGACGCTGGACCGGATGCGCAGCTGGGTCACCACCGACCTGGGCAAGAAGCCGATCGACGCGACCGACCGCGCCGGTTTCGTGGTCAACAGCCTGCTGGTGCCCTACCTGCTGTCCGCGATCCGCATGTACGAGGCGGGCTACGCCTCGGCCGAGGACATCGACCGCGGCATGGTGCTGGGCTGCGGCCACCCCATGGGCCCGCTGGCCCTGTCCGACCTCATCGGCCTCGACACGATCAAGGCGATCGGCAAGTCGATGTACGACGAGTTCAAGGAACCCCTCTACTCCCCGCCGCCGCTGCTGGACCGCATGGTCGACGCAGGACTGCTCGGCAAGAAGTCCGGCCAGGGCTTCTACGGCTACGAAGGACGATGA